In the genome of Burkholderiales bacterium, the window CCCCTCGCTAAGCAGCAGGAAGTCCATGCGGAAACCGGCGTTGCGCTGAAAGGCGTGCGCGTTCACCCAGAACGTATAAATCTTTTCCTTGGGATGCAGATGGCGCGATGAATCGGTCCAGCCCTGCGCAAGCAACCGTTGATACGCATCGCGCGTTTTGGGCTGCATGACCGCATCGAATCTCCACACCCACGCGTTGTAGATGTCGAGGTTGGTTGGGACGACGTTCAGGTCACCGGCAAGAACCACCGGCTTGCCGGATTGATGTAGCGTCTCTGCGTGCTGAATAAGGCGCTCGAACCAGGCGAGTTTGTAATCGAATTTCGGCCCCGGCTGCGGGTTGCCATTTGGAACATAGATCGAGGCGACCACAAGTCCGTTGATTTCGGCTTCGAGGTAGCGAGCCTGCTTGTCTTCGTCGTCGCCCGGCAAGCCACGGCGTATTTCCTTTGGTACTTCGCCTCTGGCGAGAACTGCAACGCCGTGGTGTGACTTTTGTCCATGCCATATCGCTCCATAGCCCGCATCTTCGAGCGCTCGCGCCGGAAACTTCGTATCGTCGGTTTTCAACTCCTGAAGACAGACGATGTCAGGCGCCGTTTCTGCCAGCCACTCGAGTAAGCAAGGGAGCCCGACCGTTGACACCGTTGACGTTGTAAGTAGTGATCTTCAAAGCTGCTTGCGCGCGCAGGCCTTCAGACCGCAATTAACGCTGAGAAGCGTTCGCATCACGGACCGGGGGAGGCGTGCGTCATGTTTGCACGCGCCGGCGCGCTCAATATATTCCGAACAACTGTAGTAGAAAAAACGGAGCCATTGTCACTGCGAGGAATAGGAACACAACGAGAATTACCAGACGCAGCAGGCAGCCGCCGAAGCCTCGCCCGGGTGGTACAACTTCAGGGTGGGGCGCCGTTTCGGTGCGGACACGGCGCGCTCGCGCAGCGGCCCAGAGCAACTCCTGCCAGGTTGCAAAAGGTCCAGCGCCGCGCGGGCCGCGCGTGAAGCTTTCGTCGTCATCCTCACGCTCGTGCTCGCCTGCCCCGGGCAGTTCCTCGCGACGACCCCAGGGACCACCGCCGTCGGCAGCGGGCCGCCCCGCTGGTGGTGGCGGCCGTGGCCTAGTGGGCCCAGCGGGCGTCGGCACGCGTGACGTTGCGGGCGCAGGTCTTCTTCGTTTTGGCTCAGGCGGTGCGGGTGGCGCCGGTGGGCGAGCCGGGTCGCCGAAGCGCGCGCCGCATTGCGGACACGCACTTGCATCGAGCCAGCGTCCGGGCGTGTGATTCGTACAGTGATAGCGGACCTGCGCTTCGTGGCACGCTTCACACTCGCCAAGCGCAGTACGCGTAGTGCCACAGTTGGGACATCGCAGGACCACGCTGCTCATGGTTGCGCATCCCCCCTGGCTTCGATGTCGATTTCACGATCGCGCTCGGGCTCGGGAAAAACATCGCGAATTAAATCCGCTGGAATGTGCAGCTGGTACACCTGCGGCAGGCTGGCTTCAACCACACGCGCTAAGGTAGGCGCTCTCTCATAGGGTCCAAACTGCTCGCGGTTAAGCCGGCGCGATAGCGCCACCGTTGTCAGCAGGGGATGCGCGCGATAAGCGGGGTGAATTGCGTAGCGGTCCTCTGGGTGGTCATGACCGCGCACCATGTGCGTGACCGGTCGCCCGAGCCGCGTACTCAGCGCGCAGAACTCCGCGAAATCTTCATAACCGAATTGGCTGCCGCGCGAAAAGCGGTTCGGCATTTTCCTGCGCGCCTTCGGATGCGCGCGCACCCAGACGAAATCCGACAGGCACGCCGGATCGTTCCAGTCGCCGGTTTCAGCAAGCTGCGGATGCAGGTCTGCCAGCGGGAAACCGCCGTGTGCAACGAGAAGTCCGTCAGCGAAGAACAGCGCGCGCGGTGCCTGCGCAATTAATCGCACCGTCAGCTTGCCGGCACGCTCGATCCATTCGTGCGCGAGATTCGCATTCAGGAAGTCGGCAAAGTCCGAAGGCGATATGTTGGAGCCGAACCGTACGCCGTCATACGACAGCGCTTCGTCGTGATTACCTGCGATAACGCAGACGCTCTCGGGCGCTTCGACGATCAACTCAAAAACACGCAGCACTACTTCGAGACCGAAGCCTTCATCGTCAAAGAAATCGCCGAGAAAAATGATGCGCGGTACGCCGCCGTTGGCTGACCGAGCGTGGTCGCGGATCTGCGCCAGCGCAGCTTCGAGCGCGAGTAGATCGCCATGCAGATCACCAATGATCCACAAAGGTCTTGTCGCGTCCATCGTGGCCACGCGAATCGTCTTGTCGGTCGCGAGCGCACGATCGCTGTCGAACATCAGGCCCGGACCACCAGCCCTATCGAGCAACGTTTCCATTTGCTCGACGACGGTGCGCATGCGGGCACGCATTGCCGGGGGATCGATTGCACTGCGAATCGCCTGCCAGTCAAGCTCATGCACATCGATAACGGGCAGCGTCGGCGGTATCGAAGCCGAGGGCGCGCCGGGCTCGGGCTGTGGCTCTACTATCTCGTGCGCGTCATCAACAAAGGCTTCGGGCGTCGCGACGTCTTCGATCGCCATTTCAGCGTCCGCGCGCGGTCAGGGGCAGCTTCACTACGCCCTTCGCCTGACGGCCGACGGCGATTAGATCGCCGTTCTGCAGCGCGCGGGGCTTTACCAGCGTGACCCCGTTCACGAGAGTCTCGTTCGTTGTTCCTGCAACCGGCGACACGACCCATTGCCGCTTGGCATCGCGCTCAATTACGCATTGGCTGTTGTCCCAGAATTCCCCGTCGGGCCCGAACTGCTGCACGAGCGCTCTACCGAGCGCGGTGCGCACCCTGAACTGCATGCTGCGTCCGTCGGGGCCGATCAGCTCGATGCCATCCGAGATGATGGCCTCGCCACCTGGGCGGCCCGCCACCGTTGCGTCTTTGCCTGGTGAAATTTTCGTCGCGCCCGCAGCGGGTTTGCGGGCGACGGGCTTGGTATCCCGGCCGCTTAAAATCGCGCGCAGCTCGGCCGCGGTGGGCCGAGCCGCCGGGTCGGGAGACAGGCAACGAAAAAGCGCGGCACTCACTTCGGCGTTCTCCGCCGGTGCCGGCATTGAACCGATCAATGCAGGCGGTTTTGTGGCGTGAGTTCTGACGAGCTTGGCGTACTCGGCCTGTTCGTCCCGCCAGTAAGGATGCTCGCCGGCAAGTAACTCGTACAGCATCAGCCCGCAGGTGAATACATCCGAGGCTAGCCCCGGCACCGACCCGCGAGTCAGGTGCTCGGGCGAGCGGTAATTGTCGGTGCCGATATAAGCCTGAAACCCGTGCCACGGCGCTCGCCGATCGGCCAACAGCGAGAAGTCCATGTCGATCAGCTTCAGCTGATAGCCCGAACCGATGGTTGAGTCTTCGATGAGATACGCGTTCGCCGGCTTCAGGTCTGCGTGCACGATTTTGCCTTCGTGCAAGGCCGCGATCGCCGACATGAAGACCTTCGCCCATGTCACATGACGTGCCCAGACCGCAGGATCGCGAGCAGGAGCAGTCCTCGTAACGCGATGCCGCTCGCGCTCGGCGTCGAGCATTTGCTGCAGATCGGCGCCGTTTTCCACAAACTCGTACGCCTGGAAGTAGCAGGGCCCACCCCACACCTCCTCGAAGGCATCGATTTGACGCACTGCGAAGTGCGCCGCCTTACCGTTTCGAACGCGCGCCGAGAGCTCCTTCTGATACGCGACAAACGCCTCGTACCAGACGACGGTGGGCGCGGGCGACTTGTATTGTTTGAAGAAAACCTTCGCGCCCGTATGTGCCTGCGCCGCGTACGAGATCGCCATCATCCCCGGCCCGAACACCTTGGTGA includes:
- a CDS encoding serine/threonine protein phosphatase: MAIEDVATPEAFVDDAHEIVEPQPEPGAPSASIPPTLPVIDVHELDWQAIRSAIDPPAMRARMRTVVEQMETLLDRAGGPGLMFDSDRALATDKTIRVATMDATRPLWIIGDLHGDLLALEAALAQIRDHARSANGGVPRIIFLGDFFDDEGFGLEVVLRVFELIVEAPESVCVIAGNHDEALSYDGVRFGSNISPSDFADFLNANLAHEWIERAGKLTVRLIAQAPRALFFADGLLVAHGGFPLADLHPQLAETGDWNDPACLSDFVWVRAHPKARRKMPNRFSRGSQFGYEDFAEFCALSTRLGRPVTHMVRGHDHPEDRYAIHPAYRAHPLLTTVALSRRLNREQFGPYERAPTLARVVEASLPQVYQLHIPADLIRDVFPEPERDREIDIEARGDAQP
- a CDS encoding protein kinase yields the protein MAKKLKVGDIIRGYRITKVFGPGMMAISYAAQAHTGAKVFFKQYKSPAPTVVWYEAFVAYQKELSARVRNGKAAHFAVRQIDAFEEVWGGPCYFQAYEFVENGADLQQMLDAERERHRVTRTAPARDPAVWARHVTWAKVFMSAIAALHEGKIVHADLKPANAYLIEDSTIGSGYQLKLIDMDFSLLADRRAPWHGFQAYIGTDNYRSPEHLTRGSVPGLASDVFTCGLMLYELLAGEHPYWRDEQAEYAKLVRTHATKPPALIGSMPAPAENAEVSAALFRCLSPDPAARPTAAELRAILSGRDTKPVARKPAAGATKISPGKDATVAGRPGGEAIISDGIELIGPDGRSMQFRVRTALGRALVQQFGPDGEFWDNSQCVIERDAKRQWVVSPVAGTTNETLVNGVTLVKPRALQNGDLIAVGRQAKGVVKLPLTARGR